DNA sequence from the Geobacter sp. AOG2 genome:
CGTTTTGCCGATATCCTCGATTATAACCCCGACATTCAGCGGATCATCCGGGTTGACCTGAAAGAACTGAAAAAAAAGAAATCCCTGTCCGCGGTGCGGACCGAGTATCGCCGTCTCGCATCATTCGGCGATTTCGATGTTGTCATCGACCTGCACGGTATGTTGAAGTCGGCCGTCATAGCCGCTTCCCTGGGCGGCGTCCGGTACGGGTTCGCCCGGCAGATGATCAAGGAACCGTTGGCCGGCCTGTTCTATAACCGCTCGGTCCCGGTTCCGCTGGACCTCCCCGCGGTGTGCCGCTACACGACCCTTGCCGTCCGGAGTCTCGGCCTGGACTTCCTGCCCGACGAATTGTGCCCCCCAAAGCCGTACCTGTTCTGGGGAGCTGACGACGGCGCGGCCACGGATGGTTATTTTGCTGCGGACAGGCCCAACATCCTGTTTGTGCCCGAAACCAGCGCAAGCTACAAAAACTATCCGCCTGAGAAGTTTGCCCGGATCGCGAACCTGTTGCAGGGAAACATCGTCATCTGCCACGGCAACCAGCAGGAGTTCCTGACCGCTTCCCTGATCGCCGAACGCGCGCCCCATGTCCGGGTCTTGCCCCGCTTGAACCTGAACCAGCTCAAAGCAGCGGTGGGGCGTTGCGATCTCGTCATCGGGGGGGATTCGGGGCCGACCCACATCGCCTGGGCCTGCGGGGTTCCCTCCGTCACCCTGTTCGGAGCCACACCGGTCTGTATCTGTCCCACCACTAAAAACCGGGTCATCAAGACCCTCTCCAAGGTCAACCTCCGCAAGCATGACGCCACGGACCATTCGGTCCGCGACATCCCCGAGGATGTGATCGTGGAGCAGGCGCGGGAACTTCTGGGATGACGGGAAGCAAGCATTTCGGCACAAGGAGGATGTACCCGTGACACTCCACAGGTTTTCCCGCACCGAACTCCTGCTAGGGCCACAGGGGCTCGATACGCTTCGCCGGAAACGGGTCATGATCTGCGGCATCGGCGGGGTCGGCAGCTATGCGGCCGAAGCCCTCGGCCGGGCCGGGGTCGGTTCCATCACCTTGGTGGATTTCGACGACATCTGCCTGACCAACGTCAACCGCCAGATCCACGCCCTTTCCAGCACAATCGGCGAGCCCAAGGTCAATGTGATGGCCGGGCGGCTGCGGGACATCAATCCTGATGCCGAAATCGTCCCGGTGAAAGCCTTTTTCTCCGCGGAGAATGCCGCGGAACTGCTGACGCCGCGGCCTGACTATGTGCTGGACGCCATCGACCATTTTACCGCCAAGGCCGCCCTGATAACCATCTGCCGCGAACAGGCCATTCCGGTCATCTCCAGCATGGGGGCGGCCAACAAACTCGACCCCACCAAGATCCACGTGGCGGACATCGCCGCCACCCGCAACTGCCGCATGGCCCGCAGCATGCGCAAGATACTCCGCAAGGCCGGCATCCAGAGCGGCGTACAGGTCGTCTACTCAACCGAGGAACACCGGGAACTCAACCCCCAGGCCGCCTTCTGCGGTACGGAATGCATCTGTCCGAACCGGGAGGAACAGGCCTTCCGTTGCGAGAACCGCCGCGTGATCCTGGGCAGTATCTCCTTCATTCCTTCCATCTTCGGCCTGACCATGGCCGGCGTCGTTGTCAACGAACTGCTGA
Encoded proteins:
- the waaC gene encoding lipopolysaccharide heptosyltransferase I, translating into MKVAFVRLTSLGDIILAMAALQVVRRHLPECHITWVAERRFADILDYNPDIQRIIRVDLKELKKKKSLSAVRTEYRRLASFGDFDVVIDLHGMLKSAVIAASLGGVRYGFARQMIKEPLAGLFYNRSVPVPLDLPAVCRYTTLAVRSLGLDFLPDELCPPKPYLFWGADDGAATDGYFAADRPNILFVPETSASYKNYPPEKFARIANLLQGNIVICHGNQQEFLTASLIAERAPHVRVLPRLNLNQLKAAVGRCDLVIGGDSGPTHIAWACGVPSVTLFGATPVCICPTTKNRVIKTLSKVNLRKHDATDHSVRDIPEDVIVEQARELLG
- a CDS encoding ThiF family adenylyltransferase; protein product: MTLHRFSRTELLLGPQGLDTLRRKRVMICGIGGVGSYAAEALGRAGVGSITLVDFDDICLTNVNRQIHALSSTIGEPKVNVMAGRLRDINPDAEIVPVKAFFSAENAAELLTPRPDYVLDAIDHFTAKAALITICREQAIPVISSMGAANKLDPTKIHVADIAATRNCRMARSMRKILRKAGIQSGVQVVYSTEEHRELNPQAAFCGTECICPNREEQAFRCENRRVILGSISFIPSIFGLTMAGVVVNELLKQEH